Proteins encoded in a region of the Elusimicrobiaceae bacterium genome:
- a CDS encoding polyprenyl synthetase family protein, which translates to MMTQTCNLEKYLSGKASYIEKRLARRILSVPDTPAALLDAMNYSLSAGGKRLRPALVLAAAEAFGLKASDAEPAACAIEMVHTYSLIHDDLPALDNDTLRRGKPTSHTVFGEATAILAGDALLTLAFETCAACAGKSSVGPARTLKALALLARAAGASGMVGGQSSDIFAEGLLNGDTRRSCAVKTGVKKGISYFTLPPGRKTPGKADILRYIHLHKTGALLRCAVEMGATLGGAGAGDLARMRAYGDSAGLAFQITDDILDVTADKKKLGKLGSDAANGKLTYVTLYGLDAARSHARRQTSKAAAALNGIRGADRRKLAPLYALAEFMLGRTH; encoded by the coding sequence ATGATGACGCAAACCTGCAATCTTGAGAAATACCTGTCCGGCAAAGCCTCCTATATCGAGAAACGGCTGGCGCGGCGCATCCTTTCCGTGCCGGACACCCCGGCAGCGCTGCTTGACGCCATGAACTATTCATTATCCGCCGGCGGCAAACGGCTGCGCCCCGCGCTGGTGCTGGCCGCTGCGGAAGCGTTCGGGCTCAAGGCGTCCGACGCCGAGCCGGCCGCCTGCGCCATCGAAATGGTGCATACCTATTCGCTCATACACGACGATCTGCCCGCTCTCGACAACGACACGCTCCGCCGGGGCAAACCGACCAGCCATACCGTTTTCGGAGAAGCGACCGCCATTCTGGCGGGCGACGCGCTGCTCACGCTCGCTTTTGAAACCTGCGCGGCCTGCGCCGGGAAGTCCTCCGTCGGGCCGGCGCGCACTCTCAAAGCGCTGGCGCTTCTGGCGCGAGCGGCGGGCGCGAGCGGCATGGTGGGCGGACAATCGTCGGATATTTTCGCCGAGGGCCTGCTTAACGGCGACACGCGCCGCAGTTGCGCGGTGAAAACGGGCGTGAAGAAAGGCATTTCCTATTTCACGCTTCCGCCCGGACGGAAAACTCCCGGCAAGGCGGATATTCTCCGCTACATTCACCTGCATAAAACCGGCGCGCTGCTGCGCTGCGCCGTTGAAATGGGCGCCACGCTCGGCGGCGCGGGCGCGGGCGATCTGGCCCGGATGCGCGCTTATGGCGACAGCGCGGGCCTTGCCTTCCAGATAACCGACGATATTTTAGACGTAACCGCCGACAAGAAGAAACTCGGCAAACTCGGCAGCGACGCCGCCAACGGCAAGCTGACCTATGTAACCCTTTACGGCCTTGACGCGGCACGCTCACACGCGCGCCGCCAAACCAGCAAAGCCGCCGCCGCGCTTAACGGCATACGCGGAGCTGACCGCAGGAAACTGGCTCCGCTTTACGCGCTGGCCGAGTTCATGCTCGGCCGAACGCATTAG